The following are encoded together in the Salvia hispanica cultivar TCC Black 2014 chromosome 6, UniMelb_Shisp_WGS_1.0, whole genome shotgun sequence genome:
- the LOC125193153 gene encoding SEC14 cytosolic factor isoform X1, whose translation MMVLITEEIIQQFEILMEKVDEPLKKTFQNMDYGHERETLVRFLNAREGNISNAHKMLMECLSWRIQNKIDDILARPINPIEFYRGIRDSQLIGMCGYSKEGHPVIAVGVGRSTYDKASNHYYIQSHIQMNEYRDRVILPSATKKFGRYIGTCVKILDMTGLKFSAMNQLKLLSAISTIDDLNYPEKTETYYIVNAPYIFSACWKVVKPLLRERTRKKVQVLSGCGRDELLKIMDYESLPQFCRKEGSGSSRGNGKVSDCFSLDHPFHQQLYNYVKEQAARVGLTTPVRHGSFHVDCPEPDPADVKIAETIECEFQRLGNQNGLSHSSSCELKVNGD comes from the exons ATGATGGTGCTCATAACCGAAGAAATAATCCAACAGTTTGAAATCCTCATGGAAAAAG TTGATGAGCCATTAAAGAAGACTTTCCAG AACATGGATTATGGGCATGAACGGGAGACGTTGGTGAGATTTCTCAACGCAAGGGAAGGGAATATTTCAAATGCACATAAAATG CTTATGGAATGTTTATCCTGGAggatacaaaacaaaatcgaTGACATACTGGCG AGACCAATAAATCCCATTGAGTTTTATAGAGGAATACGAGATTCTCAGCTTATCGGAATGTGTGGATACTCGAAAGAG GGTCATCCTGTCATTGCCGTTGGGGTAGGGCGAAGCACATATGACAAGGCATCT AATCATTATTATATCCAATCACATATCCAAATGAACGAGTATAGAGATCGTGTGATATTG CCTTCTGCAACAAAGAAATTTGGCCGCTACATAGGCACATGCGTCAAGATTCTGGACATGACTGGTCTAAAGTTTTCTGCAATGAATCAGCTCAAG TTATTGTCGGCAATATCCACCATCGATGACCTGAACTACCCTGAGAAAACAGAAACTTATTACATAGTCAACGCTCCATATATATTCTCCGCATGTTGGAAG GTCGTGAAACCCCTTCTGCGGGAGAGGACAAGGAAAAAGGTCCAAGTTCTTTCAGGGTGTGGAAGAGACGAATTATTAAAG ATTATGGACTATGAATCTCTCCCACAGTTTTGTAGAAAAGAAGGCTCGGGCTCATCTCGAGGAAatggaaaagttagtgattGTTTTTCCTTGGATCACCCCTTCCATCAGCAGCTCTATAACTATGTGAAGGAGCAAGCTGCACGAGTTGGCCTCACTACGCCAGTGAGACACGGTTCGTTCCATGTGGATTGTCCAGAGCCTGATCCAGCTGATGTAAAAATTGCTGAAACTATAGAATGTGAGTTTCAAAGACTGGGGAATCAAAATGGCCTTTCCCACTCATCATCATGCGAGCTTAAGGTAAATGGTGACTGA
- the LOC125193153 gene encoding phosphatidylinositol/phosphatidylcholine transfer protein SFH9 isoform X2, which produces MDYGHERETLVRFLNAREGNISNAHKMLMECLSWRIQNKIDDILARPINPIEFYRGIRDSQLIGMCGYSKEGHPVIAVGVGRSTYDKASNHYYIQSHIQMNEYRDRVILPSATKKFGRYIGTCVKILDMTGLKFSAMNQLKLLSAISTIDDLNYPEKTETYYIVNAPYIFSACWKVVKPLLRERTRKKVQVLSGCGRDELLKIMDYESLPQFCRKEGSGSSRGNGKVSDCFSLDHPFHQQLYNYVKEQAARVGLTTPVRHGSFHVDCPEPDPADVKIAETIECEFQRLGNQNGLSHSSSCELKVNGD; this is translated from the exons ATGGATTATGGGCATGAACGGGAGACGTTGGTGAGATTTCTCAACGCAAGGGAAGGGAATATTTCAAATGCACATAAAATG CTTATGGAATGTTTATCCTGGAggatacaaaacaaaatcgaTGACATACTGGCG AGACCAATAAATCCCATTGAGTTTTATAGAGGAATACGAGATTCTCAGCTTATCGGAATGTGTGGATACTCGAAAGAG GGTCATCCTGTCATTGCCGTTGGGGTAGGGCGAAGCACATATGACAAGGCATCT AATCATTATTATATCCAATCACATATCCAAATGAACGAGTATAGAGATCGTGTGATATTG CCTTCTGCAACAAAGAAATTTGGCCGCTACATAGGCACATGCGTCAAGATTCTGGACATGACTGGTCTAAAGTTTTCTGCAATGAATCAGCTCAAG TTATTGTCGGCAATATCCACCATCGATGACCTGAACTACCCTGAGAAAACAGAAACTTATTACATAGTCAACGCTCCATATATATTCTCCGCATGTTGGAAG GTCGTGAAACCCCTTCTGCGGGAGAGGACAAGGAAAAAGGTCCAAGTTCTTTCAGGGTGTGGAAGAGACGAATTATTAAAG ATTATGGACTATGAATCTCTCCCACAGTTTTGTAGAAAAGAAGGCTCGGGCTCATCTCGAGGAAatggaaaagttagtgattGTTTTTCCTTGGATCACCCCTTCCATCAGCAGCTCTATAACTATGTGAAGGAGCAAGCTGCACGAGTTGGCCTCACTACGCCAGTGAGACACGGTTCGTTCCATGTGGATTGTCCAGAGCCTGATCCAGCTGATGTAAAAATTGCTGAAACTATAGAATGTGAGTTTCAAAGACTGGGGAATCAAAATGGCCTTTCCCACTCATCATCATGCGAGCTTAAGGTAAATGGTGACTGA
- the LOC125192196 gene encoding 60S ribosomal protein L15, with the protein MGAYTYVSELWKKKQSDVMRFLLRVRCWEYRQLPAVVRVTRPTRPDKARRLGYKAKQGYVIYRVRIRRGGRKRPVSKGIVYGKPTNQGVTQLKFQRSKRSVAEERAGRKLGGLRVLSSYWINEDSTYKYFEVILIDPAHTTIRNDPRINWVCNPVHKHRELRGLTSAGKKYRGLRGRGHLHHKARPSRRATWKRNQTLSLRRYR; encoded by the exons ATGG GTGCTTACACGTACGTGTCGGAGCTGTGGAAGAAGAAGCAATCAGATGTGATGCGGTTCCTGCTTAGGGTCCGCTGCTGGGAGTACCGGCAGCTTCCCGCTGTTGTACGCGTCACTCGCCCCACCCGCCCCGACAAGGCCCGCCGCCTCGGCTACAAGGCCAAGCAG GGTTATGTCATCTACCGTGTCCGCATAAGACGTGGTGGAAGGAAGAGGCCAGTTTCCAAGGGTATTGTTTACGGAAAGCCCACCAACCAGGGTGTTACTCAGCTGAAATTCCAGCGAAGCAAGCGCTCAGTCGCAGAGGAACGAGCTGGAAGGAAACTCGGTGGCCTTAGGGTTCTGAGTTCTTACTGGATTAATGAG GACTCTACTTACAAGTATTTTGAGGTGATTTTGATTGATCCGGCTCATACTACTATTCGGAACGACCCAAGAATCAACTGGGTCTGCAATCCAGTCCACAAACACAGGGAGCTTCGCGGTCTCACTTCTGCTGGAAAGAAGTACAGAGGTCTCAGGGGCAGAGGGCATTTGCACCACAAAGCACGCCCCTCGAGAAGGGCTACCTGGAAAAGGAACCAGACCCTTTCCCTCCGTCGCTACCGCTAA